One window of the Pseudofrankia sp. DC12 genome contains the following:
- a CDS encoding acyl carrier protein, translating into MSQTDVLAGLAEILEEVAGVEPSDVTPEKTFIDDLDVDSLSMVEVVVAAEEKFGVKIPDDDVKTLKTVGDAVSYIQKAGVAA; encoded by the coding sequence ATGTCCCAGACTGATGTCCTCGCCGGTCTCGCCGAGATCCTCGAGGAGGTGGCCGGCGTCGAGCCCTCCGACGTCACCCCCGAGAAGACCTTCATCGACGACCTGGACGTCGACTCGCTGTCGATGGTCGAGGTCGTGGTCGCGGCCGAGGAGAAGTTCGGCGTCAAGATCCCGGACGACGACGTGAAGACCTTGAAGACCGTCGGTGACGCGGTCTCGTACATCCAGAAGGCGGGCGTCGCGGCGTGA
- the fabF gene encoding beta-ketoacyl-ACP synthase II, producing the protein MTRSPRRVVVTGLGATTPLGGDVASTWEGLLAGRSGVRTLTEDWIETVPVHIAAPLAVEPPLGRVEARKLDRTQQMALVASREAWADAGSPEIDPLRLQVCLGSGIGGVLTLLSQHDVLREQGFRKVTPHVVPMLMPNGPAATVGLAFGAKGGVRAPVSACASGTEAIALAYDLIKLGRADVIIAGGTEAAIHPLPIAGFAQMQALSRRSDDPAAASRPFDKGRDGFVLGEGAGILVLEAEDHAKARGARVYGYLAGAGISSDAYHVAAPEPTGAGAARAVTEALETGELMAGDVAHVNAHATSTPVGDLAEAKALYLSLGAAAGSTAVTATKSMTGHLLGAAGAVEAVVTVMTMVQCVVPATRNLDALDDEVELDVVRIDNRKIKSGAALSNSFGFGGHDVCLAFTPA; encoded by the coding sequence GTGACCAGATCCCCTAGGCGGGTTGTGGTCACCGGCCTCGGGGCGACCACTCCGCTCGGGGGCGATGTGGCGTCCACGTGGGAGGGCCTGCTCGCCGGCCGGTCCGGCGTCCGCACTCTCACCGAGGACTGGATCGAGACGGTGCCGGTCCACATCGCCGCCCCGCTGGCGGTCGAGCCTCCGCTCGGCCGTGTCGAGGCCCGCAAGCTCGACCGGACCCAGCAGATGGCTCTGGTCGCGTCCCGGGAGGCGTGGGCCGACGCCGGCTCGCCGGAGATCGACCCGCTACGGCTTCAGGTCTGTCTCGGCTCTGGCATCGGCGGCGTGCTGACCCTGCTCTCCCAGCACGACGTGCTGCGCGAGCAGGGCTTCCGCAAGGTCACCCCGCACGTCGTCCCGATGCTGATGCCGAACGGGCCGGCCGCGACGGTGGGCCTGGCGTTCGGCGCGAAGGGCGGGGTACGTGCCCCGGTCAGCGCCTGCGCGTCGGGCACGGAGGCGATCGCGCTCGCGTACGACCTGATCAAGCTCGGCCGCGCCGACGTCATCATCGCGGGCGGTACGGAGGCGGCGATCCACCCGCTGCCGATCGCCGGGTTCGCGCAGATGCAGGCGCTGTCGCGGCGGTCCGACGACCCGGCGGCCGCCTCGCGGCCGTTCGACAAGGGCCGTGACGGGTTCGTCCTGGGCGAGGGCGCCGGGATCCTGGTGCTGGAGGCCGAGGACCACGCGAAGGCCCGCGGCGCGCGGGTCTACGGCTACCTGGCGGGCGCCGGGATCAGCTCCGACGCGTACCACGTGGCGGCGCCGGAGCCGACCGGCGCCGGCGCGGCCAGGGCGGTCACCGAGGCGCTGGAGACCGGCGAGCTGATGGCCGGTGATGTCGCGCACGTCAACGCGCACGCGACGTCGACACCGGTCGGTGACCTTGCCGAAGCGAAGGCGCTGTACCTTTCACTCGGAGCAGCGGCCGGCTCGACGGCGGTGACGGCGACCAAGTCGATGACCGGGCACCTGCTCGGCGCGGCGGGCGCTGTCGAGGCCGTGGTGACGGTCATGACGATGGTGCAGTGCGTCGTCCCGGCGACCCGCAACCTCGACGCCCTCGATGACGAGGTCGAGCTCGACGTGGTGCGGATCGACAACCGCAAGATCAAATCAGGCGCCGCCCTGTCGAACTCCTTCGGGTTCGGCGGACACGACGTCTGCCTCGCGTTCACGCCCGCCTAG